The Rhododendron vialii isolate Sample 1 chromosome 5a, ASM3025357v1 genome contains a region encoding:
- the LOC131325710 gene encoding uncharacterized protein LOC131325710, with protein MATASATLSPARFFVVATASTVASSHATQKRNTMVNSFHGLKARNNVSNFGLSVFEKQSFAKNVCSLEYPSQGRRSGGRGFPVCRNAAGEIFNIAAIMNGLVLVGVAVGFLLLRIEAAVEESE; from the coding sequence ATGGCTACAGCATCAGCCACCCTTTCTCCGGCGAGATTTTTCGTTGTCGCCACTGCTTCCACCGTGGCCTCCAGCCATGCCACCCAGAAAAGAAACACTATGGTGAACTCGTTTCATGGGCTTAAAGCACGCAACAATGTGTCGAACTTCGGCCTCTCTGTTTTCGAAAAACAGTCCTTCGCAAAAAATGTTTGCTCTTTGGAATACCCATCACAGGGAAGGAGGAGTGGCGGCAGAGGATTCCCCGTCTGCCGTAATGCCGCCGGAGAGATATTCAACATTGCAGCAATCATGAACGGGCTTGTTCTTGTTGGAGTTGCCGTGGGTTTCCTCCTCCTTCGAATCGAAGCGGCCGTTGAGGAATCTGAGTGA
- the LOC131325672 gene encoding pentatricopeptide repeat-containing protein At2g15630, mitochondrial yields MKTPKSCDLRKLKHHNLTSTFATTQVQSSPPSSSLPLSNPSQTPPSTPSPLKTPLVSPHSLQTSIQFSQWHFIKHLSPNLAPALVSTALFNLRSNPDLILKFIDQFELNQNNLPYHCIAVVILARLPSPKQALDMIKRVVSSRVSTNKEVFDELSSARERLDISSSIVFDLLVRAFCELKRGDEAFECFYMMKDKGVLAKVETCNDMLSLFLRLNRTQTAWVLYAEMFRLRINSTVYTFNIMVNVLCKEGKLKKAKEFIGYMENLGFKPNVVTYNTIIHGYCGKGNLEGAHRLFEAMKAKGIKPDAYTFGSLISGMCKEGNVVEASALICKMEENGLVPVAVTYNALIDGYCNKGDLERAFMCRDEMVKKGIMPTVSTYNLLVHALFMEARLDEANGMVKEMEGKGMAPDDITYNILINGYCRSGNAKKAFSLHDEMLSKGIQPSRVTYTSLIYVLSKRKRMKEADDLFVKIMGRGVSPDVIMFNALIDGHCANENLERALLLLKEMDRMKVPPDEVTYNTIMQGHCRKGKVEEAHEILDEMKRRGIKPDHISYNTLISGYSRRGDMKDAFRVRDEMLSIGFNPTLLTYNALIQGLCKNQEGDHAEELLKEMVSRGITPDDSTYLTLIEGIGKDDTFEESNGS; encoded by the coding sequence ATGAAAACCCCCAAATCCTGTGATCTCCGGAAACTCAAACACCACAACCTCACATCCACCTTCGCCACAACGCAAGTTCAGTCCTCTCCACCGTCCTCTTCACTTCCTCTCTCTAACCCCTCCCAAACTCCACCCTCTACCCCTTCACCCCTCAAAACCCCACTCGTATCCCCCCACTCCTTGCAAACCTCAATCCAATTTTCTCAGtggcatttcatcaaacaccttTCGCCCAACCTCGCCCCCGCTTTAGTTTCGACCGCCCTCTTCAACCTCCGCTCCAACCCAGACCTGATTCTCAAATTCATCGACCAATTCGAACTTAACCAAAACAATCTTCCTTACCACTGCATTGCTGTTGTTATACTCGCCCGCCTTCCGTCGCCCAAACAAGCCTTGGATATGATAAAGAGGGTAGTAAGTTCAAGGGTTTCGACAAATAAGGAGGTTTTCGATGAGTTATCAAGTGCCCGCGAGCGATTAGACATATCGAGTTCGATTGTGTTTGATTTGCTAGTGAGGGCGTTTTGCGAGTTGAAGAGAGGTGATGAGGCTTTCGAGTGCTTTTACATGATGAAAGATAAGGGTGTCTTGGCCAAGGTTGAGACTTGTAATGATATGCTGAGCTTGTTTCTAAGGTTGAATAGGACGCAGACTGCGTGGGTTTTGTACGCCGAGATGTTTAGGTTGAGGATTAATTCGACGGTTTACACGTTTAATATAATGGTGAATGTGTTGTGTAAAGAAGGGAAGTTGAAGAAGGCTAAGGAGTTTATAGGGTACATGGAGAATTTAGGGTTTAAGCCGAATGTGGTGACTTACAATACGATTATTCACGGGTATTGTGGGAAGGGGAACCTTGAAGGAGCTCATCGGCTTTTTGAGGCAATGAAGGCTAAAGGGATTAAGCCAGATGCATATACATTTGGTTCTCTTATTAGTGGGATGTGTAAGGAGGGAAACGTTGTGGAGGCATCTGCGCTTATTTgtaaaatggaggaaaatgggCTGGTGCCTGTTGCTGTGACGTATAATGCTTTGATTGATGGGTATTGCAACAAAGGGGACTTGGAAAGAGCTTTTATGTGTAGGGATGAGATGGTGAAGAAAGGCATAATGCCAACGGTGTCGACTTATAATTTGTTGGTTCATGCACTGTTTATGGAAGCTAGGCTGGATGAAGCCAATGGTATGGTTAAAGAAATGGAAGGAAAGGGAATGGCTCCAGATGACATCACTTATAACATACTGATCAATGGGTATTGTAGGTCTGGCAATGCAAAGAAAGCTTTTAGCCTTCATGATGAAATGCTAAGTAAAGGGATTCAGCCTTCACGGGTGACATATACTTCGCTTATTTATGTTTTGAGCAAGCGGAAAAGAATGAAGGAAGCAGATGACTTGTTTGTGAAGATAATGGGCAGGGGTGTTTCGCCAGATGTTATAATGTTCAATGCATTGATTGATGGGCATTGTGCCAACGAAAATTTGGAACGAGCACTTCTTCTTTTGAAGGAGATGGATAGGATGAAGGTTCCTCCAGATGAGGTGACGTATAATACGATAATGCAGGGGCATTGTAGAAAAGGCAAAGTCGAAGAAGCTCACGAGATTCTTGATGAGATGAAGAGAAGGGGGATTAAACCAGATCATATCAGTTATAACACTCTCATTAGTGGGTATAGTAGGAGAGGTGACATGAAGGATGCCTTTAGAGTTCGAGATGAGATGTTGAGTATAGGATTCAACCCTACCCTTCTCACTTACAATGCTCTCATACAAGGGCTGTGCAAAAACCAGGAGGGAGATCACGCGGAAGAGCTCCTCAAAGAAATGGTTAGCAGAGGCATTACTCCTGATGATAGCACGTATCTCACTCTGATTGAAGGGATAGGAAAAGATGACACTTTTGAGGAAAGTAATGGTTCGTGA